In Deinococcus psychrotolerans, a genomic segment contains:
- the acpP gene encoding acyl carrier protein, with protein sequence MDTYEQVKNVIIDKLGVEAEKVTPEARFVEDLGADSLETVELIMGLEDQFGVTISDEAAENIRTVQAAVDYISSQQ encoded by the coding sequence ATGGATACTTACGAACAAGTCAAAAATGTGATCATAGACAAACTCGGCGTGGAAGCTGAAAAAGTGACGCCCGAAGCCCGTTTCGTCGAAGATCTGGGCGCAGACAGCTTGGAGACCGTCGAGCTGATCATGGGTCTGGAAGACCAGTTCGGCGTGACCATCAGCGATGAGGCCGCCGAAAACATCCGCACGGTGCAGGCCGCTGTGGATTACATCAGCAGCCAGCAGTAA
- a CDS encoding nucleoside hydrolase has protein sequence MNARSYPTLHDCDPGSDDAITLLTLLGRLDVNLLGVSTTHGNAPLSATTQNARALLKLAGREDIPVYAGALTPLVREPVYAPQIHGVTGLGGVPLPSPSVPVKSEHAALTLIRQLCAQPGEITLLATGPLTNLALAERLRPGVLKEAKQIIIMGGSLENGAPRLGNTTPRAEFNAYADPHAFDVVLKAGANLALIGLNLTRQVQVTRARAQQLAAVGTAAAQTCSALLDDYLDRIGKLGQTVGALHDPCTAALMLSPELFDWEEAHVDILTDSGERFGETVQVGGEPNVQLVTGANEAGIYALVAEALRRLP, from the coding sequence ATGAATGCCCGCTCTTACCCCACCCTGCACGACTGCGACCCCGGCAGCGACGACGCCATCACCCTGCTCACCTTGCTGGGCCGCCTGGACGTGAACCTGCTGGGCGTGTCCACCACGCACGGCAACGCGCCGCTGAGCGCCACCACCCAGAATGCCCGCGCCCTGCTGAAGCTGGCAGGCCGCGAGGACATCCCAGTCTATGCCGGAGCGCTTACCCCGCTGGTGCGCGAGCCAGTTTACGCGCCACAGATTCACGGCGTCACTGGCCTCGGCGGGGTGCCGCTGCCCTCCCCCTCTGTGCCCGTTAAAAGCGAACACGCTGCCTTAACCCTGATTCGTCAGCTCTGCGCCCAACCCGGCGAGATCACTTTGCTGGCGACTGGCCCGCTGACCAATCTGGCACTGGCCGAGCGGCTCAGGCCCGGTGTCCTCAAAGAAGCCAAGCAGATCATCATCATGGGCGGCAGTCTGGAAAATGGAGCGCCCCGACTCGGCAACACCACCCCCCGCGCCGAGTTCAACGCCTACGCCGACCCACATGCTTTTGATGTGGTGCTGAAAGCCGGGGCGAACCTCGCTTTGATTGGGCTGAACCTGACCCGGCAAGTGCAGGTCACGCGGGCGCGGGCGCAGCAACTCGCCGCTGTCGGCACCGCCGCTGCCCAAACCTGCTCTGCCCTGCTCGACGATTATCTAGACCGAATCGGCAAGTTGGGCCAGACGGTGGGCGCACTCCATGACCCCTGCACGGCGGCGCTGATGCTCTCTCCAGAGCTGTTCGATTGGGAGGAAGCCCATGTGGACATCCTGACCGACAGCGGGGAGCGTTTCGGCGAAACCGTGCAAGTCGGCGGCGAACCGAATGTGCAACTGGTGACGGGGGCCAATGAAGCGGGGATTTATGCGTTGGTGGCGGAGGCGCTCAGGCGGCTGCCGTGA
- a CDS encoding beta-ketoacyl-ACP synthase III, with translation MPQPEGSALLSRPALPAIGITALGVYAPENVVTNADFEQHLDTSDEWIFSRTGIRERRFAAENEYTSHMGVRAVQDLVRRFPHALEGVDAVVCATGSPDALFPSTAALIAGQVGLRGAAAFDVSAACSGFVYACSVAQGLVAGGSARKVLLVGAETMSKIVDQTDRGTAILFGDGGGAMIIEAVPSGYGFESFVLGADSAGAESLYVRCVAHQLPSGAAMQPYLAMNGREVFKFAVRVMGESGHAAMQKAGLSVKDVDWLIPHQANIRIIESACQRFGLSLDKTVVNLDRYGNTSAATIPLALAEAYDDGRIQDGQQLLMIAFGGGLSWGATTLKWYDPLKHAGTAQADQALELQV, from the coding sequence ATGCCGCAACCCGAAGGTTCTGCTTTGCTGTCCCGCCCCGCCTTACCCGCCATCGGTATTACCGCGCTGGGAGTCTACGCGCCTGAAAACGTCGTGACCAACGCCGATTTTGAGCAGCACCTCGATACCTCAGACGAATGGATCTTTTCGCGCACCGGCATCCGTGAGCGCCGCTTTGCCGCCGAGAACGAGTACACCTCGCACATGGGCGTGCGGGCGGTGCAGGATTTGGTGCGGCGCTTTCCGCATGCGCTGGAGGGTGTGGATGCGGTGGTGTGCGCCACCGGCAGCCCCGACGCGCTGTTTCCCTCCACCGCCGCGTTGATCGCCGGACAGGTCGGCCTGCGCGGAGCGGCGGCGTTCGACGTGTCGGCGGCGTGCAGCGGCTTCGTGTACGCCTGCTCGGTGGCTCAGGGCCTGGTGGCGGGCGGCTCGGCCAGGAAGGTGCTGCTCGTGGGCGCAGAAACCATGAGCAAGATCGTGGATCAAACGGATCGTGGCACCGCCATTTTGTTTGGCGACGGCGGCGGGGCCATGATCATCGAAGCGGTGCCCAGCGGCTACGGCTTCGAGTCGTTCGTGCTGGGCGCGGATTCGGCGGGCGCAGAGAGCTTGTACGTGCGCTGCGTGGCGCATCAGTTGCCCAGCGGAGCCGCCATGCAGCCGTATTTGGCAATGAACGGCCGCGAGGTCTTCAAGTTCGCGGTGCGGGTGATGGGCGAGAGCGGTCACGCCGCCATGCAAAAAGCCGGACTGAGTGTCAAAGACGTGGACTGGCTGATTCCGCATCAAGCCAATATCCGCATCATCGAATCGGCTTGCCAGCGGTTTGGGCTTTCCTTAGACAAAACGGTGGTCAATTTAGACCGCTACGGCAACACCTCCGCCGCCACCATTCCGCTGGCGCTGGCCGAAGCCTACGACGACGGACGTATCCAAGACGGCCAGCAACTGCTGATGATCGCCTTCGGCGGCGGCCTGAGCTGGGGCGCGACCACCTTGAAGTGGTACGACCCGCTCAAGCACGCGGGGACGGCGCAGGCGGATCAGGCTTTAGAGTTGCAAGTATGA
- a CDS encoding phosphohydrolase produces MAAVRAFCTPFYAEPHRAYHNLRHVEAMLSALEERRALTPVLELAIWGHDLIYDPARNDNESRSAEVFGAWLAKQGEPDALQREIGVLILATRHDQPPSSVAAALLVDADLAIFGASDAEFWAYERAIRQEYAFVPWPAYRAGRQAVLQHFLGQERIYSTPEFADLEAAARAHLNAASQKLADSPEE; encoded by the coding sequence ATGGCAGCGGTACGGGCGTTTTGCACTCCGTTCTACGCCGAGCCTCACCGGGCTTACCACAACCTCCGGCACGTGGAAGCCATGCTGAGCGCCCTTGAGGAACGCCGCGCCCTGACTCCAGTGCTGGAATTGGCAATCTGGGGCCATGATCTGATCTACGATCCGGCCCGAAACGACAACGAGTCCCGCAGCGCAGAAGTGTTCGGAGCGTGGCTGGCAAAGCAAGGCGAGCCGGACGCACTTCAGCGGGAAATCGGAGTGCTGATTCTGGCGACCAGGCACGACCAGCCGCCCAGCTCAGTCGCCGCCGCTTTACTGGTGGACGCCGACTTGGCCATATTTGGCGCTTCAGATGCCGAGTTCTGGGCGTATGAGCGGGCCATTCGGCAAGAATATGCGTTCGTGCCCTGGCCCGCTTACCGCGCCGGGCGGCAGGCTGTCTTGCAGCACTTTCTTGGGCAGGAACGGATTTACAGCACGCCAGAGTTTGCTGACTTGGAAGCGGCAGCGCGGGCGCATCTGAACGCCGCCAGCCAGAAACTAGCGGACTCGCCGGAGGAATGA
- the fabD gene encoding ACP S-malonyltransferase: MKIAALFPGQGSHGIGMSADLTTEFDSARQVFDTAESTLPGLRALIETGPLDALTLTANQQPALVTASLAAYRAWQAHTGLMPFAAAGHSLGEYSAHVAAGTLTLADALTLTRRRGELMQAAVPVGVGAMAAIMGDPGVVEEVCAGMEGVQPANYNAPTQTVISGEKAAVEAACAQLKARGLKAIPLKVSAPFHCALMQPAAEALAPDLRAAPLGQLAFPVIANVNAQPIGHPSQVPELLIEQITGSVRWVQSIRQLAEMGADVFVEFGPGTVLTGLVKRILPDARVMNVGNLAQVKEFEL; this comes from the coding sequence ATGAAAATTGCGGCCCTCTTTCCCGGTCAAGGCTCGCACGGCATCGGCATGAGTGCCGACCTCACCACCGAATTTGACAGCGCCCGCCAGGTCTTTGATACTGCCGAATCGACTTTGCCCGGCCTCCGAGCCCTGATCGAAACGGGGCCGCTCGACGCCCTGACCCTGACCGCCAATCAGCAGCCCGCCCTCGTGACGGCCAGCTTGGCCGCCTACCGCGCTTGGCAAGCCCACACGGGCCTGATGCCCTTCGCGGCGGCGGGCCACAGCCTGGGCGAATACAGCGCCCACGTTGCCGCCGGAACCCTGACCCTCGCGGACGCCCTGACCCTGACCCGCAGGCGCGGCGAGCTGATGCAGGCAGCCGTGCCGGTCGGCGTGGGTGCAATGGCCGCCATTATGGGTGATCCGGGCGTGGTCGAGGAGGTCTGCGCGGGCATGGAAGGCGTGCAACCCGCCAACTACAACGCGCCGACCCAGACCGTCATTTCCGGTGAAAAAGCCGCCGTGGAAGCCGCTTGTGCTCAGCTCAAGGCACGCGGCCTCAAAGCCATCCCCCTGAAAGTCAGCGCTCCCTTTCACTGCGCCCTGATGCAGCCTGCCGCCGAAGCACTCGCGCCGGATTTGCGGGCCGCGCCGCTGGGCCAACTGGCTTTTCCGGTGATTGCCAACGTGAATGCGCAGCCGATAGGTCACCCCTCGCAGGTGCCGGAGCTGCTGATCGAGCAGATAACCGGCAGCGTCCGCTGGGTGCAGAGCATTCGCCAGCTCGCCGAGATGGGCGCAGACGTCTTCGTGGAATTCGGGCCGGGCACGGTGCTGACGGGCCTCGTCAAGCGGATTTTGCCGGACGCACGGGTGATGAATGTGGGAAACTTGGCTCAAGTAAAAGAGTTTGAGCTGTGA
- a CDS encoding V-type ATP synthase subunit B, whose translation MTLLQKEYNDVSYISGPLLFVNAASDLAYNAIVNIKDGAGRIRGGQVIEVSDEHAIIQIFEDTRGLDLATASVSLVEDVARLGVSKDMIGRRFDGLGRPIDGLPNVIADKRLSINGQAMNPASRAKPEEFIQTGISTIDINTSLIRGQKLPIFSGSGLPHNELAAQIARQAKVPGSDEPFAVVFAAMGLTQREVSFFTQEFERTGALARAVLFLNKADDPTVERILTPRMALTTAEYLAFEHGYHVLVILTDLTNYCEALREIGGAREEIPGRRGFPGYMYTDLASLYERAGVIQGKPGSVTQLPILSMPDDDITHPIPDLTGYITEGQIVVDRTLNSKGIFPPINPLPSLSRLMGNGIGKGKTRADHKNVSDQLFAAYANGLDLRKLVAITGEDALTENDKLFLRFAEDFENYFIGQGGQDRSIEDSMTVAWGILSKLPQSQLTRIGKDSIDKYYGTKVDEMWKGNRM comes from the coding sequence CTTACAACGCCATCGTCAACATCAAAGACGGCGCGGGGCGCATTCGCGGCGGGCAGGTCATTGAAGTCAGTGACGAGCACGCCATCATTCAGATTTTTGAAGATACACGCGGACTCGACCTCGCCACCGCCTCAGTGAGCTTGGTGGAAGATGTGGCCCGTTTGGGCGTCTCCAAAGACATGATCGGACGCCGCTTCGACGGCCTGGGTCGCCCGATTGACGGTCTGCCCAACGTGATCGCCGACAAGAGACTCTCCATCAACGGTCAGGCCATGAACCCGGCCAGCCGTGCCAAGCCCGAAGAGTTCATCCAGACCGGCATCAGCACCATCGACATCAACACCTCGCTGATTCGTGGTCAGAAACTGCCGATCTTCTCCGGCTCGGGTCTGCCGCACAACGAGTTGGCCGCCCAGATTGCCCGTCAAGCCAAGGTACCTGGTTCGGATGAGCCGTTCGCGGTGGTCTTCGCGGCGATGGGTCTGACGCAGCGCGAGGTCAGCTTCTTCACGCAGGAGTTTGAGCGCACCGGCGCTCTGGCCCGCGCCGTGCTGTTCCTCAACAAGGCCGACGATCCAACCGTCGAGCGCATCCTGACGCCGCGCATGGCGCTGACCACCGCCGAGTATCTGGCGTTCGAGCACGGCTACCACGTGTTGGTGATCCTGACCGATTTGACCAATTACTGCGAAGCACTCCGCGAAATCGGCGGCGCTCGTGAAGAAATCCCCGGACGGCGCGGCTTCCCCGGCTACATGTACACCGATTTGGCTTCGCTGTACGAGCGGGCGGGCGTCATTCAGGGCAAGCCCGGCAGCGTGACCCAGTTGCCGATCCTCTCGATGCCCGATGACGACATCACCCACCCGATTCCTGATTTGACCGGCTACATCACCGAAGGCCAGATCGTGGTTGACCGCACGCTCAACAGCAAGGGTATTTTCCCGCCGATCAACCCGCTTCCCAGCCTGTCACGCCTCATGGGCAACGGCATCGGCAAAGGCAAGACCCGCGCCGATCACAAAAACGTGTCGGATCAGCTGTTTGCGGCTTACGCCAACGGCCTCGATCTCCGCAAGCTCGTCGCCATTACCGGCGAGGACGCGCTGACCGAGAACGACAAGCTGTTCCTGCGCTTCGCCGAAGATTTCGAGAACTACTTCATCGGCCAGGGTGGACAAGACCGCAGTATCGAGGACTCGATGACGGTGGCCTGGGGCATTTTGAGCAAGCTGCCGCAGTCGCAACTGACCCGCATCGGTAAAGACTCGATCGACAAGTACTACGGCACTAAGGTGGACGAGATGTGGAAGGGCAACCGGATGTAA
- a CDS encoding V-type ATP synthase subunit D — translation MMADISPTRSALLAAKASLKTASGGADLLKRKRDALIGEFFALIKDALAAREELSGVSKGAYVSLFSAKAWDSPEAVESLSLAQGSEYNVSMEIVSIYGVKVPKMEIPDRGNAAAFSPINVGSRTIQAATDFQTVMSALVKVAATETKLRRIGEEIKKTSRRVNALEQVVIPGILDEIRFIRGVLDQREREESFRLKKIKAKLEREAAANKKAAKEAQAAD, via the coding sequence ATCATGGCAGACATCAGTCCAACCCGCAGCGCACTTCTCGCCGCCAAAGCCAGCCTTAAGACGGCCAGCGGCGGCGCAGATTTGCTTAAGCGCAAGCGTGACGCCCTGATCGGCGAGTTTTTCGCATTGATCAAAGACGCGCTGGCGGCCCGCGAAGAACTCAGCGGCGTCAGCAAAGGCGCTTACGTGTCGCTCTTTTCGGCCAAAGCGTGGGACAGCCCCGAAGCAGTGGAAAGCTTGTCGCTGGCACAGGGCAGCGAGTACAACGTCAGTATGGAAATCGTCAGCATCTACGGCGTGAAAGTGCCGAAGATGGAGATTCCTGACCGTGGCAACGCGGCAGCGTTTAGCCCGATCAACGTCGGCTCGCGCACCATTCAGGCCGCCACCGATTTTCAAACGGTGATGAGCGCACTGGTCAAGGTGGCCGCCACCGAAACCAAATTGCGGCGCATCGGCGAGGAAATTAAAAAGACCTCGCGGCGCGTGAATGCCCTTGAGCAAGTGGTGATTCCGGGCATTTTAGACGAGATCCGCTTTATCCGTGGCGTGCTCGATCAGCGCGAGCGCGAAGAAAGCTTCCGCCTCAAGAAGATCAAGGCCAAGCTGGAACGCGAAGCCGCCGCCAACAAAAAAGCTGCCAAGGAAGCGCAAGCCGCCGACTGA
- the fabG gene encoding 3-oxoacyl-[acyl-carrier-protein] reductase, with the protein MTDQTPPQRVALVTGAGRGLGKAMALKLAADGFSVAVHYGRSSAEAESLAEQIRTAGGVAQTFAADLSVPANAAKLVEDVAAQMGGLHVLVNNAGITRDGLAIRMKDEDWDAVIATNLSSAFAACRAAIKIMMRARAGRIINISSVVGLMGNPGQANYVASKAGLIGLTKALAKEYGGRNITVNAVAPGFIGSDMTDALSDTQKAGYVAAIPLGRLGQAEDVAALVGFLASDAAGYITGQVIGVDGGLYPH; encoded by the coding sequence ATGACCGATCAAACTCCCCCCCAGCGCGTCGCCCTCGTCACCGGAGCGGGCCGGGGCTTAGGCAAAGCGATGGCCCTCAAACTCGCCGCTGACGGCTTTAGCGTGGCCGTCCACTATGGCCGCAGCAGCGCGGAAGCCGAGAGCCTCGCCGAGCAAATCCGCACGGCGGGCGGCGTGGCCCAGACTTTCGCCGCCGACTTGTCGGTGCCTGCCAACGCCGCTAAATTGGTGGAAGACGTGGCGGCGCAGATGGGCGGCCTACACGTGCTGGTCAACAACGCCGGCATCACCCGCGACGGTCTGGCCATCCGTATGAAAGACGAGGACTGGGACGCGGTGATTGCCACCAACCTCAGCAGCGCTTTTGCCGCTTGCCGCGCCGCCATCAAAATCATGATGCGGGCGCGGGCGGGGCGGATCATTAACATTTCCAGCGTGGTGGGCCTGATGGGCAACCCCGGCCAGGCCAACTACGTGGCCAGCAAAGCCGGACTGATTGGCCTGACCAAAGCGCTGGCCAAGGAATACGGAGGGCGCAACATCACGGTGAACGCCGTCGCGCCGGGTTTCATCGGCTCCGACATGACCGACGCACTCAGCGACACCCAGAAAGCCGGATACGTGGCCGCCATTCCGCTGGGCAGACTCGGCCAGGCTGAAGATGTAGCGGCGCTGGTGGGCTTCCTCGCCTCCGACGCGGCGGGTTATATCACGGGGCAAGTCATCGGCGTAGACGGCGGGCTGTACCCTCACTGA